One window of uncultured Erythrobacter sp. genomic DNA carries:
- a CDS encoding tetratricopeptide repeat protein, producing the protein MARTPTQTPNDEEPEGPSREDEILMREIDEAVRQDDALEFFQKYGVTLGVSISLLLAGMLGYWWWDSTTEAELERQSETIVSALDSADVEDFAGATAKVEPLIEDGSPGARSAARFLQAAAALEQDEPARAVELYAAIAADEEAPQPLRDLALIREVSTNFDDREPADVIAKLQGLAVPGNAFFGSAGELVAVAHLEAGNRDLAGTLFAEIARDESQPETLRSRARQMAGLLGVDAIDDVEQLLEDEGVIPAGGAAR; encoded by the coding sequence GTGGCGCGCACCCCAACCCAAACTCCGAACGACGAAGAACCCGAAGGCCCATCGCGCGAGGACGAGATCCTCATGCGCGAAATCGACGAGGCTGTGCGGCAGGACGATGCGCTGGAATTCTTCCAGAAATACGGCGTCACGCTGGGTGTCTCGATCAGCCTGCTGCTGGCGGGCATGCTTGGTTACTGGTGGTGGGACAGCACCACTGAGGCTGAACTGGAACGGCAATCCGAAACCATCGTCAGCGCGCTCGATTCGGCAGATGTCGAGGATTTTGCCGGTGCAACGGCCAAGGTTGAACCGCTGATCGAAGATGGCTCGCCCGGCGCGCGCTCCGCAGCGCGGTTCCTTCAGGCTGCTGCCGCGCTCGAACAGGATGAGCCGGCCCGCGCGGTGGAGCTTTACGCTGCTATCGCCGCAGATGAAGAAGCGCCGCAACCTTTGCGCGATCTCGCGCTGATCCGCGAGGTATCGACCAATTTCGATGACCGCGAACCGGCCGATGTGATTGCCAAGCTCCAAGGTCTCGCCGTGCCCGGCAACGCCTTTTTCGGCAGTGCAGGCGAACTGGTCGCAGTCGCCCATCTCGAAGCAGGCAACCGCGACCTAGCAGGCACGTTGTTCGCCGAGATTGCGCGCGACGAAAGCCAGCCGGAAACGCTGCGTTCGCGCGCTCGCCAGATGGCAGGCCTGCTCGGCGTCGATGCAATTGATGATGTCGAGCAATTGCTCGAAGACGAAGGGGTGATCCCCGCAGGCGGAGCAGCGCGGTAA
- a CDS encoding alpha/beta hydrolase → MANIYEDRNWTSEDGLSLYYRDYAGPDGYDGPPVLCLHGLTRNSRDFAELAEHLSATRRVIVPEMRGRGHSDYAPDSSTYKPRQYVADVEKLLAELGITRFIAVGTSMGGLMTMLLAAAKPGRIAAAVMNDIGPEIDPTGIERIAGYVGQGKSYPTWIHAARSLAETHSDAFPDYDLDTWLEMAKRTLVVSQNGRISYDYDMAIAEPFKQADNTPADALWPVYEALKDVPMLLVRGELSDLLTPATVQRMGEVNPAMTSVTVPRVGHAPMLDEPEALAAIDALLAQV, encoded by the coding sequence ATGGCCAACATTTACGAAGACAGGAACTGGACCAGCGAGGACGGCCTGTCGCTCTATTACCGCGATTATGCAGGCCCCGATGGATATGACGGCCCGCCGGTCCTGTGCCTCCACGGCCTGACCCGCAATTCTCGCGATTTCGCTGAACTGGCCGAGCATTTGAGCGCCACACGCCGCGTGATCGTGCCCGAAATGCGCGGGCGCGGGCACAGCGACTACGCTCCCGATTCCTCGACCTACAAGCCGCGCCAATATGTCGCCGATGTCGAGAAACTGCTCGCAGAGCTGGGGATTACGCGCTTCATCGCGGTCGGCACGTCGATGGGCGGGCTGATGACGATGCTGCTCGCGGCGGCCAAGCCGGGGCGGATCGCGGCGGCGGTGATGAACGATATCGGGCCGGAGATCGATCCCACCGGAATCGAGCGGATCGCGGGCTATGTCGGGCAGGGCAAAAGCTATCCGACATGGATCCACGCCGCGCGCTCGCTGGCCGAAACGCACAGCGACGCCTTTCCCGATTACGACCTCGACACCTGGCTGGAAATGGCCAAGCGCACGCTTGTGGTCAGCCAGAACGGGCGGATCAGCTATGATTACGACATGGCCATCGCCGAACCCTTCAAGCAGGCGGACAACACGCCTGCGGACGCTTTGTGGCCGGTCTATGAGGCACTCAAAGACGTGCCGATGCTGCTGGTGCGCGGGGAGCTGTCCGATCTGCTCACACCGGCAACGGTCCAGCGGATGGGAGAGGTTAACCCGGCCATGACTAGCGTCACCGTGCCGCGCGTGGGCCATGCTCCGATGCTTGATGAGCCTGAAGCGCTCGCCGCGATTGACGCGCTGCTGGCGCAGGTTTGA
- a CDS encoding glycosyltransferase family 4 protein, with protein sequence MTTQSSALRILHCHSTFAAGGKEMRAVQLMSAFGDAAEHTIISGMPDQLGAREHIARGIKAYFPDNFPQLTGWPTPGRLVALAQAMKPFDLVLTYNWGAMDAVMAHTVFGDALGLPPLIHHEDGFNEDEAGELKPKRNWYRRIALGRAHRLVVPSRTLESIALETWKQPRAKVERIPNGIDTKAFGKKAKPGAFRVVKHKGENWVGTLAGLRAVKQLPMLVRAFAGLPENWQLVILGEGPEKDAIRAAADDLEVSHRVHLPGAVSDPASLIGMFDIFALSSKSEQFPLSVVEAMAAGLPVAAPDVGDVSAIVSEANRPFIAKPEDAEALGAMLGELAANPALRKEVGKANREKARAHFDAGKMVETYKALYWGAASTDARENS encoded by the coding sequence ATGACGACACAATCCAGCGCATTGAGGATTCTCCACTGCCACTCGACCTTTGCGGCTGGCGGAAAGGAGATGCGCGCGGTTCAGCTGATGAGCGCATTTGGCGATGCGGCTGAGCACACGATCATATCCGGAATGCCCGATCAATTGGGCGCGCGCGAGCACATTGCGCGCGGGATCAAGGCGTATTTTCCCGATAATTTCCCGCAGCTTACTGGCTGGCCGACGCCGGGCAGGCTGGTCGCGCTGGCGCAGGCGATGAAGCCGTTTGACCTTGTGCTCACCTACAATTGGGGCGCGATGGATGCGGTGATGGCACATACGGTCTTTGGCGATGCGCTGGGCCTGCCGCCGCTGATCCATCACGAGGACGGCTTTAACGAGGATGAGGCGGGTGAACTAAAGCCCAAGCGCAACTGGTATCGCCGGATCGCGCTGGGCCGTGCGCATAGACTTGTCGTGCCCAGCCGGACGTTAGAGAGCATCGCGCTCGAAACCTGGAAGCAGCCACGCGCCAAAGTGGAGCGCATCCCCAACGGCATCGACACCAAGGCGTTCGGCAAGAAGGCAAAGCCCGGCGCGTTTCGCGTGGTCAAGCACAAGGGTGAGAACTGGGTCGGAACTCTGGCCGGATTGCGCGCGGTCAAGCAGCTGCCGATGCTGGTGCGCGCTTTTGCCGGTCTGCCGGAGAACTGGCAGCTGGTGATCCTGGGTGAGGGTCCGGAGAAAGACGCGATCCGCGCCGCTGCCGATGATCTGGAGGTCAGCCACCGCGTCCATCTGCCCGGCGCGGTCAGCGATCCCGCCAGCCTGATCGGCATGTTCGATATCTTCGCGCTATCCTCCAAGAGCGAGCAATTCCCGCTTTCGGTGGTAGAGGCGATGGCGGCGGGCCTGCCGGTCGCCGCGCCCGATGTCGGCGATGTCAGCGCCATTGTGTCAGAGGCCAACCGGCCCTTCATCGCGAAACCTGAAGATGCAGAGGCGCTGGGAGCGATGCTTGGCGAGCTGGCCGCCAATCCCGCCTTGCGCAAGGAAGTGGGCAAGGCCAACCGCGAAAAGGCGCGCGCGCATTTCGACGCAGGGAAAATGGTGGAGACTTACAAGGCGCTCTATTGGGGGGCAGCTTCGACGGATGCGCGCGAGAATTCGTGA
- a CDS encoding protein adenylyltransferase SelO family protein, protein MNDDPQAAKYTPDPAILTLSDWLGAPVAAADFPETRLRFRNDRAAASVGLDSLSDDEWTQHFGRFAPLEGNLPQPLALKYHGHQFRHYNPDIGDGRGFLFAQMREGDGRLMDLGTKGSGTTPFSRSGDGRLTLKGAVREILATEMLEALGVNTSKTFSVIETGEPLERNDEPSPTRSAVMVRLSHSHIRIGTFQRLLALEEKAEMEALVDYCLTQFPGPPPPEDAPGRDEPAVQLMHHVVERMADLAASYMVAGFVHGVLNTDNMNVSGESFDYGPWRWLPRWDPAFTAAYFDHNGLYAFGRQPEALHWNSGQFAVSLRLLAESEPLVFALERFGPLYMEAIARRWCWRLGVEAQGVETDSLLVSACEKVMREQAAQPDAFFFNLRGGRGAEGELGEMLGRYTPLDGTHDYWSDDKPQSMLIEEVEAIWSAIDERDDWQPLTDKVAALRRMGEAHGTPPEPAGHA, encoded by the coding sequence ATGAACGATGATCCGCAAGCTGCCAAATACACCCCCGATCCTGCGATCCTGACGCTTTCCGACTGGCTCGGCGCGCCGGTTGCGGCAGCGGATTTCCCCGAAACGCGCTTGCGCTTTCGCAATGACCGCGCCGCTGCGAGTGTGGGTCTGGACTCGCTCAGTGACGACGAATGGACGCAGCATTTCGGAAGGTTTGCTCCGCTGGAGGGCAATTTGCCGCAGCCGCTCGCGCTCAAATATCACGGCCACCAGTTCCGCCATTACAACCCCGACATTGGCGACGGTCGCGGGTTCCTGTTTGCGCAGATGCGCGAGGGCGACGGGCGGCTGATGGATCTGGGGACAAAGGGTTCGGGCACCACGCCGTTCAGCCGCTCAGGCGACGGCAGGCTGACGCTGAAAGGCGCGGTGCGCGAGATTCTGGCGACCGAGATGCTCGAAGCCTTGGGTGTGAACACGTCCAAGACTTTCTCGGTGATCGAGACAGGCGAGCCGTTGGAGCGCAATGACGAGCCCTCGCCCACCCGCTCCGCAGTGATGGTGCGGCTCAGCCATTCGCATATCCGCATCGGGACATTTCAGCGGTTGCTCGCGCTGGAGGAGAAGGCCGAGATGGAGGCCTTGGTCGATTACTGCCTCACGCAATTCCCCGGCCCTCCACCGCCAGAGGACGCTCCGGGCCGCGACGAGCCTGCGGTGCAGCTGATGCACCACGTTGTAGAGCGGATGGCCGATCTTGCCGCGAGCTATATGGTCGCGGGCTTCGTCCACGGCGTGCTCAACACTGACAATATGAATGTGAGCGGGGAGAGCTTTGACTACGGCCCGTGGCGCTGGCTGCCACGCTGGGATCCCGCTTTCACCGCCGCCTATTTCGACCATAACGGCCTCTACGCATTCGGCCGCCAGCCGGAGGCGCTGCACTGGAATTCTGGCCAGTTCGCGGTCTCCCTGCGCCTGCTTGCAGAGAGTGAGCCGCTGGTCTTTGCGCTGGAGCGGTTCGGACCGCTTTATATGGAAGCCATCGCGCGGCGCTGGTGCTGGCGCTTGGGTGTCGAAGCGCAAGGAGTGGAGACGGATTCGCTGCTCGTCTCGGCCTGTGAAAAGGTCATGCGCGAACAGGCCGCGCAGCCCGATGCGTTCTTCTTCAACCTTCGCGGCGGGCGCGGAGCCGAAGGGGAGCTGGGCGAAATGCTTGGCCGTTACACCCCGCTAGATGGCACGCATGATTACTGGAGCGACGATAAGCCTCAGTCGATGCTGATCGAAGAGGTTGAAGCGATCTGGTCAGCGATTGACGAGCGCGATGACTGGCAACCGCTAACGGACAAGGTCGCGGCGCTCCGCCGGATGGGGGAAGCGCATGGAACGCCTCCCGAACCGGCAGGCCACGCCTAG
- a CDS encoding YadA-like family protein: MKFLKSKRSALGLSTSTAVIAGVAAFGFSATPASAEECLLDDGAGFGITGPNEGEAYSQGDVLLFGGNPDTTGGANGSGANSLACGENAEASGDESTAVGADTVASGDTSSAFGFNARALNESSTAIGSSARAEGLSSTALGALAEATGDNSSALGRSSVASGQFSTAVGNRATASGGHSFATGRDSVASGISAIAVGRASLADGDNSISVGEFSQSAGASSIAIGNASLATGVDAVAIGGDDAGAGAAAVGNSTTAIGGESLAQGPGATAVGWRSVASAERAQAFGHLAQATGIRSLAVGEAANASADFAIAQGDQAAASGLASIAIGNASSATGVDAVALGGDDAGSGATADGNSTTAVGGEAFAQGPGATAYGWRSVASAERAQAFGHLANATGIRSLAVGEAANASGDGSVAVGNLSAASGVSSVAVGDGSNAAFDNSVALGAFAATTRANQIVLGGAGSSVTIGDLAASTAAQTGTAFVATTDATGTLGQGIAVDDLATDAELAATAATLQSGIDANATAIAGNTADIATNAGNIATNTADIATNTADIATNSADIATNTAAIGANATAIAGLDTRVTANETAIATNTADIATNATGIATNATGIATNATGIATNTTDIATNATGIATNATGIATNASAIAASNTAVAALDTRVTANEGAIATNQTDIAALTTQQNTNTAGIATNSANIGALQQLTATNTGRIDTLFGITAANSAAIDRANEGVAMALAMESPTLPAGTSFALSGGIGYFEDQGAGTMAVSARVSENASISAGVGVGFDSGEVGARGGFQIAW; encoded by the coding sequence ATGAAGTTTTTAAAATCAAAACGTTCGGCACTTGGTCTGTCGACTTCGACAGCTGTGATCGCTGGCGTAGCGGCATTTGGTTTCAGCGCGACGCCTGCGTCGGCTGAAGAATGTCTTCTCGATGATGGCGCTGGATTCGGCATTACAGGCCCGAACGAAGGTGAAGCCTACAGCCAAGGCGATGTTCTGCTCTTTGGCGGCAATCCGGACACCACTGGCGGTGCCAATGGCTCTGGCGCCAATTCACTGGCTTGCGGCGAAAACGCAGAAGCTTCGGGCGACGAAAGCACTGCGGTCGGCGCAGATACAGTTGCTTCCGGCGACACTTCTTCGGCTTTCGGTTTCAACGCACGCGCGCTCAACGAATCGTCGACCGCAATCGGCTCTAGCGCACGGGCTGAAGGTCTGTCTTCGACGGCGCTCGGTGCGCTTGCAGAGGCAACTGGAGACAACTCGTCTGCACTCGGCCGCAGCTCGGTCGCATCGGGTCAATTCTCGACCGCAGTCGGCAACCGCGCCACGGCAAGCGGCGGACACAGCTTCGCTACGGGTCGCGATTCGGTTGCAAGCGGCATCTCGGCCATCGCGGTTGGCCGCGCGTCACTTGCTGATGGCGACAATTCGATATCGGTCGGTGAGTTCTCGCAATCAGCGGGTGCCTCTTCGATCGCAATCGGTAACGCTTCGCTCGCTACAGGCGTTGACGCTGTTGCGATCGGCGGCGACGATGCAGGCGCAGGCGCAGCAGCAGTTGGTAACTCGACCACCGCAATCGGCGGCGAGTCGCTGGCACAAGGCCCCGGCGCAACCGCAGTGGGTTGGCGTTCGGTAGCCTCGGCAGAACGCGCGCAGGCCTTCGGTCACCTGGCACAAGCAACGGGTATCCGCTCGCTGGCCGTCGGTGAGGCCGCCAATGCAAGCGCAGACTTCGCAATCGCTCAAGGCGATCAGGCAGCGGCCAGCGGGCTTGCTTCCATCGCTATCGGTAATGCTTCGAGCGCGACCGGTGTTGATGCAGTTGCACTGGGCGGCGACGACGCAGGCAGCGGCGCAACGGCAGACGGCAACTCCACCACGGCAGTGGGCGGTGAAGCCTTCGCTCAAGGCCCGGGCGCCACAGCCTATGGTTGGCGTTCGGTTGCTTCGGCAGAACGTGCTCAGGCCTTTGGTCACCTTGCTAACGCGACCGGCATCCGTTCGCTCGCAGTGGGTGAAGCGGCCAACGCATCGGGCGATGGTTCGGTTGCAGTCGGTAACCTCAGCGCAGCATCGGGCGTCAGCTCGGTAGCGGTTGGCGATGGTTCGAATGCAGCTTTCGACAACTCGGTTGCTCTGGGTGCCTTCGCGGCCACCACACGAGCAAACCAGATTGTCCTTGGCGGCGCAGGCAGCTCGGTCACTATCGGCGATCTCGCAGCCAGCACTGCTGCGCAGACGGGCACGGCCTTTGTGGCGACGACCGACGCAACTGGTACACTGGGTCAGGGCATCGCTGTCGATGATCTGGCAACCGACGCCGAACTGGCTGCGACGGCTGCAACATTGCAGTCCGGAATCGATGCCAATGCGACTGCGATTGCGGGCAATACGGCTGATATTGCGACGAATGCTGGTAATATCGCAACCAACACCGCCGATATCGCGACCAACACTGCTGATATTGCGACCAACTCTGCCGATATCGCAACCAACACCGCAGCAATCGGTGCCAATGCAACGGCGATTGCCGGCCTCGATACGCGGGTAACCGCGAACGAGACCGCGATTGCAACCAATACGGCTGACATTGCTACCAACGCCACTGGCATCGCAACCAACGCTACTGGCATCGCTACGAACGCGACTGGTATCGCCACCAACACCACTGACATCGCGACCAATGCGACTGGTATCGCTACCAACGCCACTGGCATCGCAACCAACGCTTCGGCGATTGCGGCGAGCAACACGGCAGTGGCGGCTCTTGATACGCGGGTCACCGCCAATGAAGGGGCCATCGCTACCAACCAGACAGACATTGCCGCGCTCACCACGCAGCAAAACACCAACACCGCTGGAATTGCGACCAACTCCGCCAATATCGGCGCGTTGCAGCAATTGACCGCTACGAACACCGGTCGGATCGACACTCTGTTCGGTATCACCGCAGCCAACAGTGCTGCGATTGATCGCGCGAATGAAGGTGTGGCGATGGCACTGGCGATGGAAAGCCCAACGCTGCCTGCAGGCACCAGCTTCGCGCTGTCGGGCGGTATTGGCTACTTCGAAGACCAGGGCGCTGGCACGATGGCGGTGAGCGCTCGCGTGTCTGAAAATGCCTCGATCTCGGCAGGTGTCGGTGTCGGCTTTGACAGCGGCGAAGTCGGCGCACGCGGCGGCTTCCAAATTGCTTGGTAA